One genomic window of Aquisalimonas sp. 2447 includes the following:
- a CDS encoding TRAP transporter small permease: MLRRGLEAISRWSANVTAVVACITGITMVITLLVGIFFRYVMQASLSWPEEVALLTFTWTVFLTASLGVREDFHVRVTLLRDALPNNAAIWLERLLLVGIGGFALAMFWYGWEFAEFTQRQVSPAIRYPLWIRNAAVPVAGALMLLHVAARLSRPAWHRPDANVETSL, encoded by the coding sequence ATGCTGCGCCGTGGCCTGGAAGCCATCAGCCGCTGGAGCGCCAACGTCACCGCTGTGGTCGCCTGCATAACGGGCATCACCATGGTGATCACGCTTCTCGTCGGAATCTTCTTTCGTTACGTCATGCAGGCCTCGCTCTCCTGGCCGGAAGAGGTCGCGCTGCTAACTTTCACATGGACAGTTTTCCTAACCGCCAGTCTCGGCGTGCGTGAGGATTTCCACGTGCGGGTCACGCTGTTGCGTGACGCCCTCCCCAACAACGCAGCCATCTGGCTTGAGCGCCTCCTGCTCGTTGGTATCGGCGGATTCGCGCTCGCCATGTTCTGGTACGGCTGGGAGTTTGCCGAGTTCACGCAACGCCAGGTTTCGCCGGCCATCCGCTACCCACTCTGGATCCGTAACGCCGCTGTCCCAGTAGCGGGAGCTCTAATGCTCCTTCATGTGGCCGCTCGACTCTCGAGGCCGGCCTGGCACCGCCCCGACGCGAACGTGGAGACGTCGCTATGA
- a CDS encoding TRAP transporter large permease: MSMVAIVMVVGLLLLLAIGMPIAFTLGILALTGLFLTDTNPLILGQRLVAGTNVNSLLAIPGFILAGDLMSSGGLSRRLVKIASTIIGHLSGGLSMATVGAGTFFGAISGSAPATTAAIGSVMTDELEKRGYERGYAAALATAVGPLGQMIPPSIPMIIWGVLSEESIARLFLAGVVPGLIAASGFLVVSYIYARVHGVPRVERATVGDIALALRQGVWALLAPIVILGGIYGGVFTPTEAAMVGALYSFIVGVFIYREIGWRELPGILLRSLRTSAMIMFIIATAYAFAWVIANEQIPAQLAASMLAITDNPLLLLLLLNIMLLLLGAVMDNISAMVILSSVLMAVGAQIGLDPIQLGAMVVINFAVGMVTPPLGYSIFVGASISGLRIETVARHLWPFLLVLLAVIAIVAYVPWVTLWLPGLWD; encoded by the coding sequence ATGAGCATGGTGGCCATCGTGATGGTCGTCGGCCTGCTATTGCTTCTCGCGATCGGAATGCCGATTGCTTTTACTCTGGGGATACTCGCACTGACAGGCCTCTTCCTGACAGATACGAATCCGCTCATCCTGGGCCAGCGCCTGGTCGCTGGAACCAACGTCAACAGCCTGCTCGCGATCCCGGGGTTCATCCTGGCCGGAGACCTAATGAGTTCCGGTGGGCTTTCACGACGGCTCGTCAAGATCGCATCGACCATCATCGGGCATCTGTCCGGCGGGCTGAGCATGGCAACCGTTGGTGCGGGCACATTCTTCGGGGCGATCTCGGGTTCGGCTCCGGCAACGACCGCGGCGATCGGCTCCGTCATGACCGACGAATTGGAGAAACGCGGCTATGAACGGGGCTATGCAGCAGCGCTCGCAACGGCCGTTGGACCACTGGGACAGATGATTCCTCCCTCGATTCCCATGATTATCTGGGGAGTTCTTTCGGAAGAATCCATCGCCAGACTTTTCCTTGCCGGCGTCGTTCCGGGCTTGATCGCGGCAAGCGGTTTTCTGGTCGTCAGCTACATCTATGCACGAGTCCATGGGGTGCCTCGTGTAGAACGCGCCACGGTTGGCGATATCGCCCTCGCGCTGCGGCAGGGTGTTTGGGCACTCCTTGCTCCCATCGTCATTCTCGGGGGCATTTACGGCGGCGTGTTTACGCCGACCGAGGCGGCTATGGTTGGCGCGCTGTACAGTTTCATCGTGGGTGTGTTCATCTACCGAGAGATCGGGTGGCGGGAACTCCCCGGGATTCTGCTTCGCTCCCTGCGCACAAGTGCCATGATCATGTTCATCATCGCGACTGCGTATGCCTTCGCGTGGGTCATCGCGAACGAGCAGATTCCCGCTCAACTGGCTGCCAGCATGCTCGCCATCACGGACAATCCGCTCCTTCTTCTGCTGCTTCTGAACATTATGTTGCTTCTGCTTGGGGCCGTGATGGACAACATCTCGGCGATGGTCATACTGAGCAGCGTGCTCATGGCCGTAGGCGCCCAAATCGGACTCGACCCGATCCAGCTCGGCGCGATGGTGGTCATTAACTTCGCCGTGGGTATGGTGACCCCTCCTCTCGGCTACTCCATCTTCGTCGGAGCGTCCATAAGTGGGTTGCGTATCGAGACCGTCGCCCGTCACCTTTGGCCATTTCTCCTCGTCCTCCTGGCGGTCATCGCCATCGTTGCATACGTGCCGTGGGTCACCCTGTGGCTACCGGGCTTGTGGGATTGA